A single genomic interval of Leptospira dzoumogneensis harbors:
- a CDS encoding EAL domain-containing response regulator yields the protein MTDLRNSKKLLILDDEEEIAKILGEIAVDCGFEVSLSHTAPDFLDKVDPSFDCVILDLMIPGMDGVDVIRFLSEKEVHPDVILISGADRRTLHSAETLAGEYGLHIAAVMEKPIRVSDIRNTLSAIAEKESDISSRTKTGGKGKSGPTFEKEEVLDAVRSDQFVLFYQPKFDLKTGRVEGFEALVRWNHPKLGLVFPDSFLPLMEKETAILNLMTEKIIDIALDETRIWHTNGRKLRVAVNVSPVTLTELDFPERILAKIKNKGIPQSQFQMEITETGFLENIRFTQDILTRLRIRGIGLSIDDFGTGYSSLKQLHRFPFTELKIDKSFVMDSPRDRESLFICQASVDLGHKLGMNVVAEGIETVEVERLMKEAGCDVGQGYYYSKPVHPEKIPEILSKFG from the coding sequence ATGACGGATTTAAGAAATTCTAAAAAACTTCTGATCCTGGACGATGAAGAAGAGATTGCAAAGATCTTGGGAGAGATCGCGGTAGATTGCGGTTTTGAAGTTTCCCTATCTCATACTGCTCCTGATTTTTTAGATAAAGTAGATCCAAGCTTTGATTGTGTGATCTTAGATCTGATGATCCCGGGAATGGACGGGGTAGATGTGATCCGCTTCTTGTCCGAAAAAGAGGTTCATCCCGATGTGATCTTGATCTCGGGTGCGGATAGGAGAACCCTTCACAGCGCAGAGACATTAGCCGGCGAATATGGATTACATATCGCAGCAGTTATGGAAAAGCCGATCCGAGTTTCCGATATCCGAAATACATTATCTGCGATCGCTGAAAAAGAATCGGATATTTCTTCCCGCACTAAAACCGGCGGGAAAGGAAAATCGGGACCCACCTTCGAGAAGGAAGAAGTTCTGGACGCAGTCCGTTCCGATCAGTTCGTATTATTTTATCAGCCTAAGTTCGATCTAAAAACGGGAAGGGTGGAAGGTTTCGAGGCCCTGGTAAGATGGAACCATCCAAAACTTGGATTGGTTTTCCCTGATTCATTTTTACCTTTGATGGAAAAAGAAACTGCAATCTTAAATCTGATGACGGAGAAGATCATAGATATCGCTCTGGATGAGACAAGGATCTGGCATACAAACGGGCGAAAACTGCGTGTTGCGGTTAACGTTTCTCCCGTAACTTTAACCGAGTTGGACTTTCCGGAAAGGATACTTGCTAAAATTAAGAATAAAGGAATTCCACAAAGCCAATTCCAAATGGAGATCACGGAAACAGGGTTTTTGGAGAACATTCGTTTTACTCAGGATATTTTGACCAGGCTTAGGATCAGAGGGATAGGTTTGTCCATTGATGATTTTGGTACAGGCTATTCTTCTCTAAAACAATTACATAGATTTCCTTTTACCGAGCTGAAGATAGACAAGTCCTTCGTTATGGATTCCCCAAGGGATAGGGAATCCTTGTTTATTTGTCAGGCTTCCGTTGATTTAGGGCATAAGTTAGGAATGAATGTCGTTGCGGAAGGGATAGAGACTGTAGAAGTAGAAAGATTGATGAAAGAAGCGGGTTGTGATGTGGGGCAGGGTTATTATTATTCTAAACCTGTTCATCCGGAAAAAATCCCAGAAATTCTTTCCAAATTCGGTTAA
- a CDS encoding SMP-30/gluconolactonase/LRE family protein, translating into MKLNYKILILSTLALALAGACNPSGIKIGEPYKLGEVPSSISEVQDKEDPFLNGLKVEMKDLPGHDDLLFDRAKGFGYASGMDGWVWRLDLKAGKAEQWIKPPVNPAGMQYSDKAKSKILVCASRLGGEIYEEKNRVGLYEIDIDTKKIDPIILDLPKLEKEEFEKVYSYSEMPAFSLENLDPSNSRSFSLCNDLAVSDDGNRIYITEPFERSDAAMGSGAVPEAIGLYPHGKLWMLDRTKNTISLVLTGFTFVDGILVENSENGKEESVVFTETSKFRIIRAFLSGKNRGSSEVLFENLPGLADGLERDTEGRIWAGIIKKRSGLINFVHKNPWLKKLILSLPQKILPISHNTGILVIDPSGKKPLYYSMHDGSKVNDISVSVPFEDRVYFPSFDKTSRGLYSLPISSIKIKEF; encoded by the coding sequence ATGAAATTAAATTATAAAATATTAATATTATCTACTCTTGCTCTTGCTCTTGCAGGTGCATGTAATCCTTCCGGGATCAAAATAGGGGAACCTTATAAATTGGGAGAAGTCCCTTCTTCTATTTCAGAAGTACAGGACAAAGAGGATCCATTCTTAAACGGACTCAAAGTAGAAATGAAAGATCTACCGGGTCATGACGATCTACTTTTCGATCGTGCGAAAGGATTCGGATACGCCTCCGGAATGGATGGCTGGGTCTGGAGATTGGATTTAAAAGCAGGCAAGGCGGAACAATGGATAAAACCTCCGGTAAATCCGGCAGGGATGCAATATTCGGATAAGGCTAAGTCAAAAATTTTAGTATGTGCTTCCAGACTTGGAGGAGAAATCTACGAAGAAAAAAATAGGGTAGGACTTTATGAAATAGATATTGATACTAAAAAAATAGATCCGATCATTTTAGATCTTCCTAAATTAGAAAAAGAGGAATTTGAAAAAGTATATTCTTATTCGGAGATGCCTGCCTTCTCTCTTGAAAATTTGGATCCTTCCAATTCAAGATCTTTTTCCTTATGCAATGACTTGGCTGTGTCGGATGATGGAAATAGGATATATATTACGGAACCTTTTGAAAGGTCGGATGCGGCTATGGGAAGCGGTGCCGTTCCGGAAGCTATCGGTCTTTATCCTCACGGAAAACTTTGGATGTTGGACAGAACTAAAAATACAATCTCACTTGTGTTAACCGGATTTACTTTTGTGGACGGGATCTTGGTCGAAAATTCTGAGAACGGAAAAGAAGAGTCCGTGGTATTTACGGAAACAAGTAAGTTTAGGATCATAAGAGCGTTTCTTTCCGGAAAAAACCGGGGAAGCTCCGAGGTATTATTCGAAAATCTGCCTGGCCTTGCAGATGGTCTAGAAAGAGATACGGAAGGAAGGATTTGGGCAGGGATTATCAAAAAAAGATCGGGGCTGATCAACTTTGTACATAAAAATCCTTGGCTGAAAAAATTGATCCTATCCTTGCCTCAGAAGATATTACCGATCTCTCATAATACTGGAATACTTGTGATCGATCCGAGCGGGAAAAAGCCTCTCTATTATTCCATGCATGACGGTTCTAAAGTTAATGATATTTCAGTTTCTGTTCCATTTGAAGATAGAGTATATTTTCCTTCTTTCGATAAAACTTCGAGAGGTCTGTATTCTTTGCCTATATCTTCTATAAAAATTAAGGAATTTTAA
- a CDS encoding helix-turn-helix transcriptional regulator → MFATSVMQTDFHEHYAATLAISLEENICIETEAGKEEYRVALVAPNTYHRTISPGVKMVSLLIDPETYEYGAISEYAGRGIVKRLEISSFLPLMGRLWDLYYGNLTDSEAWDLHIDLLQCVHPFKKLEKNIDERIVQIAHKIRTEIPDSIRMKEIGKDFSISEDRLIRLFKENLGIPLRRYLLWVRILNTAKLLKDGKSLTEAAHSAGFSDSAHFSRTFKENFGFVPSLFFGHLKSIDVRFCDSGDLI, encoded by the coding sequence ATCTTTGCGACGAGTGTTATGCAGACGGATTTTCATGAGCATTACGCCGCTACTTTGGCGATCTCTCTCGAAGAAAATATCTGCATAGAAACGGAAGCAGGAAAAGAAGAATATCGTGTGGCACTGGTCGCTCCCAACACTTATCATAGGACCATTTCCCCCGGAGTGAAAATGGTTTCCTTACTGATCGATCCTGAAACCTACGAATACGGAGCCATTTCAGAATATGCGGGAAGGGGTATTGTCAAACGTTTGGAAATTTCCTCCTTCCTTCCTTTGATGGGAAGGTTATGGGATCTATATTATGGAAATTTAACGGACTCCGAAGCTTGGGATCTGCATATAGACTTATTGCAGTGTGTACATCCTTTTAAAAAACTCGAAAAGAATATAGACGAACGGATCGTCCAAATCGCTCATAAGATCAGAACTGAAATACCCGACAGCATTCGGATGAAAGAGATCGGTAAGGACTTTTCGATCTCGGAAGATAGATTGATCCGTTTGTTCAAGGAGAATCTAGGCATTCCACTCAGAAGATATCTTTTATGGGTCAGGATCCTGAATACCGCAAAACTTTTAAAAGATGGAAAGAGCCTGACAGAAGCTGCACATTCCGCAGGATTCTCCGATTCGGCTCATTTTTCTAGGACCTTTAAGGAAAACTTCGGATTTGTACCTTCTCTATTTTTCGGACATTTAAAATCGATAGATGTTCGATTTTGTGATTCAGGCGATCTGATCTAA
- a CDS encoding PAS domain S-box protein: protein MRSNILIIENREEEYIWIRTLLGGIESFTPNCTRALDFQDALDKTKTEFFDVILFQYDSRNSLDILEKSKILLPLIAIAENQESKEVLKNSKINFSDLLSKESVNTDLLDRSLRLVIQAKTTEENLNLLKIGIERSKDIFLITEASPIDEPGPKIVYVNGAFERLTGYKREEVLGKTPRILQGPKTDRIVLDRIRKAISEAKPCFEEIINYDKDGKEYWIEMDIFPIVNEKGIVTHLMGIERDITERRNSEERIRHSQKMEAVGQLAGGMAHDFNNLLNVILANLDLLEMKLKDSEDLMKRVRSAQDAIQRGVEINKRLLAFSRKQALNPESCDVNRVLKDFVPILDRIRTEKIEIEYEIADEKTVCDIEKTGLENAILNLALNARDAMPDGGKIFISTGFVRNGDTKGPKISGLEAKDYFLVTVTDTGTGMDDITKARIFDPFFSTKGGGKGTGLGLTMVYGFVKQSNGFLKVITAPEYGSSFLIFLPLHEQAKNEQLTVAKKKTLVMEENRETAELACVYLRELGYEPHVSSDMKRLAKFFSGDPEISFVLLDLQLADSKGIDLKKELERFGSGKIIATSSSRGESLELPNTIPLVRKPYTKTSLKEAVRNIGEILP from the coding sequence ATGCGATCCAATATTTTAATCATAGAAAATAGGGAAGAAGAATACATATGGATCCGAACTCTATTAGGAGGTATCGAGTCCTTTACTCCTAATTGTACCAGGGCCTTGGATTTTCAAGATGCCTTGGATAAGACCAAGACCGAATTTTTTGACGTTATATTATTCCAATACGATTCCCGGAATAGTTTAGATATTCTGGAGAAGTCCAAGATCCTTCTCCCCTTGATTGCGATCGCAGAAAATCAGGAAAGTAAGGAAGTCCTCAAAAATTCAAAGATCAATTTTTCGGATCTATTGAGTAAAGAGAGTGTGAACACGGATCTTTTGGATCGTTCTTTACGTTTAGTTATACAAGCTAAGACAACGGAAGAAAATCTAAATCTTCTTAAAATAGGGATCGAAAGATCCAAAGATATTTTTCTGATCACGGAAGCTTCTCCTATAGATGAGCCGGGGCCAAAGATCGTATATGTAAACGGAGCCTTTGAAAGGTTAACAGGTTATAAAAGGGAAGAAGTATTAGGAAAAACCCCAAGGATCCTGCAAGGCCCTAAGACGGATAGGATTGTGCTGGATCGGATTCGAAAGGCAATCTCCGAAGCCAAACCTTGCTTCGAAGAGATCATCAATTACGATAAAGATGGAAAGGAATATTGGATCGAGATGGATATCTTTCCTATCGTGAATGAGAAAGGTATAGTCACTCATTTGATGGGGATAGAAAGAGATATTACGGAAAGGCGAAACTCGGAGGAAAGGATCAGGCATTCACAAAAGATGGAAGCTGTAGGACAGCTCGCCGGCGGAATGGCTCATGACTTTAATAATCTATTAAATGTAATATTAGCAAATCTAGATCTTCTTGAAATGAAGTTGAAAGATTCGGAAGATCTGATGAAAAGGGTACGGTCCGCGCAGGACGCTATACAAAGAGGAGTCGAGATCAATAAAAGACTTCTTGCCTTTTCTAGAAAGCAGGCCTTGAATCCGGAATCATGCGACGTAAACCGGGTATTAAAGGACTTTGTTCCCATACTGGACAGGATCAGGACTGAAAAAATAGAGATCGAATACGAGATCGCCGACGAAAAGACGGTTTGCGACATAGAAAAGACCGGATTAGAGAACGCGATACTCAATCTTGCATTAAATGCAAGGGATGCTATGCCCGATGGCGGTAAAATATTTATTTCCACTGGGTTTGTTCGTAATGGAGATACAAAAGGGCCTAAAATTTCCGGTTTGGAGGCAAAGGATTATTTTTTGGTTACCGTTACGGACACCGGGACGGGCATGGACGATATCACTAAAGCCCGTATTTTTGATCCCTTTTTTTCGACCAAGGGAGGTGGAAAAGGAACCGGTTTGGGATTGACCATGGTTTACGGTTTTGTAAAACAATCGAACGGTTTTTTAAAAGTTATCACAGCACCGGAATATGGTTCCAGTTTTCTAATATTCTTGCCCCTGCATGAGCAGGCAAAGAACGAGCAACTTACCGTGGCCAAAAAGAAAACTTTGGTCATGGAAGAAAATCGAGAAACTGCCGAACTTGCCTGTGTATACTTAAGAGAACTGGGATACGAACCTCACGTGAGTTCGGATATGAAACGGTTGGCAAAATTTTTCTCAGGCGATCCAGAGATCTCTTTCGTATTGTTGGACCTCCAACTAGCGGATTCCAAAGGAATAGATCTGAAAAAAGAACTGGAAAGATTCGGTTCCGGAAAAATAATCGCTACTTCTTCGAGCCGAGGAGAAAGTTTAGAACTTCCTAATACTATTCCTCTGGTCCGAAAACCTTATACCAAAACCTCATTGAAAGAAGCGGTTCGTAATATCGGAGAAATTCTTCCATGA
- a CDS encoding PAS domain S-box protein — MVFDHIPDAFIFADLEWNLTYVNEKAEEVLRRPKESLIGKNILTDFPRTFGTDLETQYKKAQETGKPRIFETFFEPFNSWIEARIYPRPDGFLVYYLDITQRKKKEISWAIGESLLWDISTSDTLSSAFGKVLKTLIKNTAWTYGQIWRSKDNTVYINEEDPYAYDSDLQLLFRKESINKFFSIKEGILKKVSESGELYFIPDLAADSSLKRGDAALAAGFRSWLGIPILSHGRFYEIELLSERVLNPEEAYLDLLGVVSKRFAEIVSRRVADEERKALIELSSEIILSLDSNCLIRRTNSAFQRILGYERKYIKNRSLLEFLHPDDAEFTKQKISSGSKEGFENRYITKDGKIRYINWNTVRLPDSETIFCIGRDITEEKEWNDSLRQLQKMEAVGQLAGGMAHDFNNLLNIILANLDLLELNLRETPELLKRVFSAQDAVRRGAELNRRLLAFSRKQALNPEQTDVSHVISDFADILTRIRNDIVSIEFCFEDFPMICSFEKNGLENALLNLCLNSRDAMPQGGRILVSTGFSPAGKEHRSMIPGFVDMEDACIISVRDEGTGMDSGVLERLFEPFFTTKQSGKGTGLGMPMVYGFVKQSNGMVHVHSEIGKGTCVEIFLPLSRSPEITYENRNEKVLVLERNLKGQTYLAALLRRLGLEIFPAYDIQEAKTILENYPEMYAIFAEEEILSENSDWEKFKNKDRIIVISEWNSRSDLDPSLKVLKRPYTWTKLKKMLT; from the coding sequence TTGGTATTCGATCATATACCTGACGCATTTATATTTGCGGACTTAGAATGGAACCTAACGTATGTAAATGAAAAGGCGGAGGAAGTCTTACGCAGACCGAAAGAAAGCCTGATCGGTAAAAATATACTTACGGATTTTCCAAGAACATTCGGAACGGATCTCGAAACCCAATACAAAAAGGCACAAGAAACCGGCAAACCCCGCATATTCGAAACATTCTTCGAACCTTTTAATTCATGGATAGAAGCCAGGATCTATCCTAGGCCTGATGGATTTTTAGTTTATTATTTGGATATCACCCAAAGGAAGAAAAAAGAGATCTCTTGGGCAATTGGAGAAAGTTTACTCTGGGATATCTCCACTTCCGACACTCTCAGCTCCGCATTCGGAAAAGTACTAAAGACTTTAATTAAAAATACTGCATGGACTTACGGACAGATCTGGAGATCCAAAGATAATACAGTTTATATAAACGAAGAAGATCCGTATGCTTATGATTCGGATCTTCAGCTTCTATTTAGAAAAGAATCCATAAATAAATTTTTCAGCATCAAAGAAGGAATACTGAAGAAGGTCAGCGAATCGGGAGAATTGTACTTTATCCCTGATCTTGCAGCAGATAGCTCATTAAAAAGAGGGGACGCAGCGTTAGCCGCGGGCTTTCGTTCTTGGCTGGGAATCCCTATACTTTCTCACGGAAGATTTTACGAAATAGAACTCCTTTCTGAGAGAGTTCTGAATCCGGAAGAAGCATACTTGGATCTTCTTGGAGTAGTTTCCAAAAGATTCGCGGAGATAGTAAGCAGAAGGGTCGCAGACGAAGAAAGAAAAGCGCTGATAGAACTTTCTTCCGAGATCATACTGAGTTTGGATTCCAACTGCTTGATCCGAAGGACAAATTCGGCCTTTCAAAGGATCTTAGGTTACGAAAGAAAATATATTAAAAATAGAAGTTTGTTGGAATTCCTGCATCCGGATGATGCGGAATTCACTAAACAGAAAATTTCCTCGGGTTCCAAGGAAGGATTCGAAAATCGTTACATTACAAAAGATGGAAAGATCCGTTATATAAACTGGAATACGGTCCGTCTTCCGGATTCGGAAACGATCTTTTGTATCGGCAGGGATATCACGGAAGAAAAAGAATGGAACGATTCTCTTAGGCAATTACAAAAGATGGAGGCAGTCGGGCAGCTCGCGGGAGGAATGGCCCATGATTTTAATAATCTTCTGAATATCATCTTGGCAAATTTGGATCTTTTAGAATTAAACCTAAGAGAGACTCCCGAGTTATTAAAAAGAGTATTCTCCGCGCAAGACGCGGTCAGAAGAGGCGCTGAACTCAACAGGAGATTATTGGCATTTTCCCGTAAACAGGCCTTAAACCCGGAACAGACCGATGTGAGTCATGTGATCTCCGACTTTGCGGACATACTCACCCGGATCCGAAATGATATAGTTAGTATAGAATTTTGTTTCGAAGACTTTCCTATGATCTGTTCTTTCGAGAAGAATGGCCTGGAAAATGCACTTCTAAATCTTTGTTTGAACTCGAGAGATGCGATGCCTCAGGGAGGAAGAATTTTAGTAAGCACCGGATTTTCTCCCGCAGGAAAAGAACATAGATCTATGATCCCGGGATTTGTGGATATGGAAGACGCGTGTATCATTTCAGTAAGAGACGAAGGGACCGGAATGGATTCGGGAGTGCTCGAAAGATTATTCGAACCATTCTTCACTACTAAACAATCAGGGAAGGGGACCGGTCTTGGAATGCCGATGGTTTACGGATTCGTAAAACAATCCAACGGAATGGTACATGTTCATAGTGAGATTGGTAAGGGAACTTGTGTGGAGATTTTTCTACCATTAAGCAGAAGTCCTGAGATCACTTATGAAAATAGGAATGAAAAGGTCTTAGTATTAGAGAGAAATTTAAAAGGCCAAACGTATTTAGCTGCATTATTAAGAAGATTAGGTTTAGAAATATTTCCGGCTTACGATATTCAGGAAGCAAAAACTATTTTAGAAAATTATCCGGAGATGTATGCCATCTTTGCGGAAGAAGAGATCCTTTCCGAAAACTCCGATTGGGAAAAATTTAAGAATAAGGATCGGATCATAGTAATTTCCGAATGGAATTCAAGATCTGATCTTGATCCTTCTTTGAAAGTTTTGAAAAGGCCTTATACTTGGACTAAGCTGAAAAAAATGTTAACTTAA
- a CDS encoding PP2C family protein-serine/threonine phosphatase: MSKNKIPQRLLGSILFFIFLGCQPGKESPKVIQGILDLRQWNFQTDGNISLDGEWEFYWNELLPDTKSKDGSSSISYIKVPSKWDKGRNVVHKYPSYGFASYRAKVLLPEASTQLSLKISSISSSYTLFVNGKEISKGGNIGKEESEYSPGYKPGVFSFISDKPELDILIHVSNYKYSNGSGIWNPIQLGSTSDIQQLSLRATMLDSITFGTLFVMSLYHFTFYLMRRRDPSALFFAVLCLCIALRVSFYGERIFYNVFPIFKNYEFSVRGEILFLFLLLPGTILYVQSIFKEQFRKDKVFNIIFYLSLLLVFSATFLPTKIYTMSFFINSLEIMMLGVLTYLFFRLAFMSLKKVEGARICFFSLVVNLITVANDVLYLNKFIDSFYMVPYGVLALVLSQCVLLASRFSKGFVLAEDLGEELKRLNVNLEQIVVERTENLNESLKLLKGDLSLAKKLQQKTLPTLNLNGKNVSIHPYYLPMSEIGGDYYDIFELEPGYFRLFLVDATGHGVQAALLTMTIKAEFESIKFVKDQPSRILELLNAACCQKYRSINIIFSAVLADIDLNNNVLYYSSAGHPPQVLKQKQEGADYLYSRGPIIGLKKEATYKNVTVPLLPGNRIFFFSDGIFEEFDQEKKEFGENRVLSILSRNTGIQEVAEDLISELQIFVGPRGFQDDVTLLAVEVH; this comes from the coding sequence TTGAGCAAGAATAAAATACCGCAGAGGCTCTTAGGATCTATACTGTTCTTCATTTTTTTAGGCTGCCAGCCTGGAAAAGAAAGCCCTAAAGTTATACAAGGGATCTTGGATCTTAGGCAATGGAATTTCCAAACGGACGGGAATATCAGCCTGGACGGAGAATGGGAATTTTATTGGAATGAGCTTCTTCCGGATACCAAATCTAAAGACGGATCATCTTCTATCTCTTACATAAAGGTCCCTTCAAAATGGGATAAAGGACGTAACGTCGTTCATAAATATCCGAGCTATGGTTTCGCGAGTTATAGGGCAAAAGTATTATTACCCGAAGCAAGCACACAACTCAGTCTTAAGATCTCTTCCATCAGTTCCTCTTATACTTTGTTCGTAAATGGAAAAGAGATCTCCAAAGGAGGGAATATAGGCAAAGAAGAATCCGAATATTCCCCCGGTTATAAACCCGGCGTTTTTAGTTTTATCTCCGACAAACCTGAGTTGGATATATTGATCCATGTTTCGAATTATAAATATTCCAACGGTTCCGGGATCTGGAATCCGATCCAGCTAGGCAGCACATCCGATATCCAACAACTATCCTTAAGAGCGACCATGCTGGATTCGATCACATTCGGGACCTTGTTCGTGATGTCGTTATATCATTTTACGTTTTATTTAATGAGAAGAAGGGACCCTTCCGCTCTATTCTTTGCCGTGCTCTGCTTGTGTATCGCACTTAGAGTTTCCTTTTACGGGGAAAGGATATTTTATAATGTGTTCCCGATCTTCAAAAACTATGAGTTCTCCGTCAGGGGAGAAATTTTATTCCTATTCTTACTTTTGCCGGGTACAATTTTATATGTCCAATCCATATTCAAGGAACAATTCAGAAAGGACAAAGTATTTAATATTATATTTTACTTAAGTTTACTTTTAGTTTTCTCGGCGACATTCCTTCCCACAAAAATTTATACGATGTCCTTCTTCATCAATTCTTTAGAGATAATGATGCTGGGAGTTTTGACCTATCTATTTTTCAGACTTGCTTTTATGTCCTTAAAAAAGGTAGAAGGCGCCAGAATTTGTTTTTTCAGCCTGGTCGTAAACCTGATCACTGTTGCAAATGATGTACTATATCTGAATAAGTTTATAGATTCTTTCTATATGGTCCCGTATGGAGTTTTAGCGCTTGTTCTTTCCCAATGTGTGCTGCTTGCTTCCAGATTTTCCAAAGGATTCGTACTCGCAGAAGACCTGGGAGAGGAGCTCAAAAGACTGAACGTAAATCTGGAACAGATCGTAGTTGAAAGAACGGAAAATCTAAACGAATCTTTGAAACTTTTAAAAGGAGACCTTTCTCTCGCTAAAAAGTTACAACAGAAGACCTTGCCTACTCTAAACTTAAACGGAAAGAATGTATCCATTCATCCTTATTATCTACCTATGTCGGAGATAGGAGGAGACTATTACGATATTTTCGAATTGGAACCCGGTTATTTCCGTTTGTTCTTAGTGGACGCTACCGGACACGGGGTCCAGGCCGCACTTCTTACGATGACCATCAAAGCGGAATTCGAAAGTATTAAATTTGTCAAAGACCAACCTTCTAGAATATTAGAATTATTAAATGCGGCTTGCTGCCAAAAATATAGGAGCATCAATATTATATTCTCCGCAGTACTCGCCGATATAGACCTGAACAATAATGTTCTGTATTATTCTTCTGCGGGACATCCTCCTCAGGTTTTAAAACAAAAACAAGAAGGCGCGGATTATCTGTATTCCAGAGGACCGATCATCGGTCTAAAAAAAGAAGCTACATATAAAAATGTGACCGTGCCTCTCCTTCCAGGAAATCGGATCTTTTTCTTTTCGGACGGTATTTTCGAAGAATTCGACCAGGAAAAAAAGGAATTCGGAGAAAACAGAGTTTTGTCCATTTTAAGCAGAAATACAGGCATCCAAGAAGTAGCAGAGGATCTGATCTCTGAACTGCAAATTTTCGTAGGCCCGAGAGGTTTCCAGGACGACGTCACTTTACTTGCAGTGGAAGTGCATTAA
- a CDS encoding M24 family metallopeptidase → MPIENQRGFLSKLSSKISRYNSTSIHTPNQEEKAGFLKAQRLAYQCVTEIEKEMQEGWTEFQTAKRMNTFLRDHGVKVFLHRPFAWFGEHARFDGYKRFTQFHPNKKRRLQANESFILDVSPVVDGYIGDIGYSSSLTRNSELDNGMRYLLKLRSELPKLFSSSMSSSEIWHKIDQDSKRHGFDNVHSLYPFAVLGHRVYKVNLPNISFPLLPISFASWFSLQGSFEFLSHKVLPELLTPDHEGEKTGLWAIEPHLGRGKTGFKFEEILVVEKDKAYWLDDEVPHVKKYGKLLEAV, encoded by the coding sequence ATGCCAATAGAAAATCAGAGAGGATTTTTATCCAAACTCTCCTCCAAAATTTCCAGATACAATTCCACATCGATACATACGCCTAACCAAGAGGAAAAGGCCGGATTTCTGAAAGCACAAAGATTAGCATATCAATGTGTTACGGAGATAGAAAAAGAAATGCAGGAAGGTTGGACTGAATTCCAAACAGCAAAACGTATGAATACATTCCTGAGAGATCATGGAGTAAAAGTATTTTTGCATCGTCCATTCGCTTGGTTTGGAGAACATGCAAGATTTGACGGCTATAAAAGATTCACTCAATTCCATCCGAATAAAAAAAGAAGATTACAGGCAAACGAATCATTCATCTTAGATGTTTCCCCAGTGGTGGATGGATATATTGGCGACATCGGATACTCATCTTCATTAACTAGGAATTCGGAATTAGATAATGGGATGAGATATTTATTAAAGCTAAGATCCGAACTTCCTAAATTATTTTCCTCTTCCATGAGTTCTTCGGAGATCTGGCATAAGATAGATCAGGACTCCAAAAGACATGGATTTGATAATGTTCACTCTTTGTATCCGTTTGCGGTGCTCGGACATAGAGTTTATAAGGTAAATTTACCTAATATATCCTTTCCTCTATTGCCTATCAGTTTTGCGAGTTGGTTCAGTCTGCAAGGATCTTTCGAGTTCCTAAGTCATAAGGTGCTTCCCGAACTTTTGACACCGGATCATGAAGGAGAAAAAACCGGTCTTTGGGCGATAGAACCTCATTTAGGAAGAGGCAAGACGGGTTTCAAATTCGAAGAGATCCTGGTGGTAGAAAAAGATAAAGCCTACTGGCTGGACGACGAAGTTCCTCACGTAAAAAAATACGGAAAATTATTGGAAGCGGTATGA